The following DNA comes from Lentibacillus sp. Marseille-P4043.
TGTTGAAGTAATGGGAACAACTTATAATCGTTTGAGCAAAACCCCTAATCAAATGAACGACTGGGGCACCTTTGATCATGAAACATTTAATGTGGATGATCATGTATCGGGATATATTACGTTTGAAAATGGAGCTTCATTATTACTTGAATGTTCTTGGGCGGCAAATATCAAAGAAGATACAATGCATCTCAGCATATCTGGTGCGGATGGCGGTATGAATGTATATCCATTTGAACTCTACCGACCGCAACATGGAATCTTTTTAACTAGCGAAGCAAAAGCAGAACATAACGAAACAGAGGCAGGCCATTTGCAAGCAGAAAACTTTGTCGATAGCTGCCTAGGCCAAGCAGAATTGCTCGTAAAACCAGAACAAGCCATGAAAGTAAGCCAACTAATCGAAGCCATCTACCAAAGCAGCGAAATTCGGCGAAGCGTACGACTATAGGAGCGGGACGCGGGGACAGGTTAGTTGTCCCGGCGAGAGAACAGCGTGGGTGACAGGGGAGCAGGTGGGACAAGGGACCTGTCCCCATGTCCCAGATGAACATAATAAACAAGGAGTGATTGTGATGAAATTGGGTGTATTTACGGTTTTGTTTGCGGGGAAAACATTTGAGGAAATGCTTGATTATGTGTGTGATGCTGGATTACAGGCGGTTGAAATTGGTACAGGTGGAAACCCTGGTAATGATTTTTGCGCGCTTGATGAATTACTTGAAAGCGAAGATAAACGGAAAGCGTACTTGGAAAAGGTGCATTCTCGTGGGTTAACAATTAGTGCTTTCAGCTGCCATGACAATCCAATTTCGCCAAACAAGGAACAAGCAAACAATGCGCATGAAACATTTGTCAAAACCGTTAAACTTGCCGAATTAATGAATGTGCCAGTTGTAAATACATTTTCAGGAACGCCTGGGTCTGATGAGGATGCCAAATATCCAAATTGGCCCGTAACACCATGGCCAACGGAGTATTCGGATATTTTGAAATGGCAATGGGAAGAAAAACTTATTCCGTATTGGAAAGAGCAAGGAAAATTTGCTAAAGATCATGGTGTTAAAATCGGTTTGGAACTTCATGCGGGATTTTTGGTACATACGCCATATACGATGCTTAAATTAAGAGAAGCAACAAATGATGCAATCGGTGCTAACCTGGATCCGAGTCATCTATGGTGGCAAGGAATTGATCCAGTAGCTGCGGTAAAAATTTTAGGAAAAGCAAATGCAATCCATCATTTTCATGCAAAAGACACGTACATCGATCAAGATAATGTGAATATGTATGGTTTGACGGATATGCAGCCATATTCCAGCGTGCAAACACGTGGTTGGAGTTTTCGTTCGGTAGGTTATGGCCACAGCAGTCAAGAATGGTCCAACATTGTTAGTGCACTGCGAACTTATGGCTATGATTATGTGATCAGCATTGAACATGAAGATCCAATTATGTCAATTGATGAAGGGTTTAGCCAGGCTGTTAAAAACTTAAAAGCAGTTAATATACAAGAAAAGCCAGCCGATATGTGGTGGGCTTAATACATTTCAAGAACAAGGCGCTAATGATGATTTAGCGCCTTGTATTGCTATAGTCATAATTTCTGAAAAAGGGGCATAACAAAATGAAACCAATTCCGATAGCATTGCAAATGTTTACATTACGTGAAGAAAGTCAGCACGATTTTCCCGGTACATTGAAACGTGTCGCAGATCTTGGCTTTGATGGGGTTGAACTTGCTGGATATGGTGGATTGACTGCAAAAGAAGTAAGGAATTTGTTGGACAATTTAGGACTTCAGGTAGCTGCGAGTCATGTCCCGTTAGACGATTTAAAAAATGATCTAGACAAAGTGATTGAAGAACAAAAAATATTGGGAAACCACTATGTCGTCTGCCCATACTTACCGCCGGATGCTCGAACGGAAACAGATTATCACGATCTCATTTCCTTGTTAAATTATGCAGGGGAAAAATGTCAGTCTGAAGGCATCACACTTTGTTACCACAATCACGATTTTGAATTGAAACATTTGGCTGATGGCAGAATGGCTCTGGAGGCTATTTTAGATGATACAAATTCTGCAAATGTCAAAGCTGAATTTGATATTTACTGGCTTGCGAAATCAGGTGAAAATCCAGTGGAATGGATCAATCGCTACCAAGGCCGTACACCACTTGTACATTTAAAAGATATGACAACAGACGGGGAACAATTTTTTGCCGAGCTTGGAACGGGTGGCGTTGATATTGATGCAGTCCTAGATAAAGGGGACGAAGCGAATGTAAAGTGGTGGATCATCGAACAAGATGAAAGCCACAGAACCCCATTTGAAAGTGTGAAAATTAGCATAGACTATTTGAAACGACAGCTTGCAGACTAGGGAAAGGGTTGGGCAGTTTTCTAGCCAGGGTGTTGCCGGGATATGGTGAGGTGGGACATGGGGACAGGTCCCGCGTCCCACCTACGAAGCCCCGTCCTTACTGGTATCTGCACTGGGACAACTAACCTGTCCCCATGTCCCGCCGGCTGAGCAGCGGGCCCGGGGGGAAGGGCGTCACTCGGGCGATAATCAGCTGTACTCGGGCGGAAATCGAAGCAACTCGGGCGAAAATGAGCCGTACTCGGGCTATAACCGGTGTAACTCGGGCGATGACCGGAGCAACTCAGGCGATAATCAGCAGGACTCAGGCATTTTACTATATTTGTCATCGTATATCAACAATTCCTAGTAACTCCTTCAAACTCACATCTGCCATGGATGTTAGTTTATGTTCCACCTTACAAAAATCCATGGCTCTTGTCACATCATTTGGGACAACCACGCAATGCATTCCTGCCTTTTTAGCAGCTAAAGCACCATTGGCGGAATCCTCGAAAACGAGACATTCCTCAGCTTTTAAACCCAAACATTGTGCAGCTTTTACATATAATGCTGGATCGGGCTTTACAAATTCAACATCATCAGAGGTTTTGATGCACTGAAAATATTCGTATAAGTTAAGCTGCTTCAAGTGATTCGACACCCATTTAAAATTAGAGCTTGAAGCTAATCCAATTTTCAAGTTAAGTTGTTCAGCTTCTTTCAAATAGTCCTCAACACCCGGCCTTGCCTTTTCTACAGCTAGTTTTGCCTGAAAATGATCATTAAATTTTCTCTCCAGTTCCTGCTGATTTACTTTTCTATTAATCTGTTTTTCCAAGTATTGAAATGGCATAAACCCAGTATGAGTACCGATCTCCTCTTGCCATCTAGAAAGAGGAAGCTCACTGCCATTCTCCTGGAAAATCTCATTTATAACTTGGTATTGCAATGTTTCTGTGTCAAAAATTAACCCATCAAAATCAAAAATAATACCTTTTATCATGTATAAACTCCTCTGCCATTTGCTGTTGTTACACAGCCATTATAAAGACAATTGTTTGTTTGCTCAAGGTCGATTGATGTTATTTATATTTTTAAAAGTTATAATTATCGCAAATATTATTGATTGTACGTACAAATTGTATTAATATAAGAATAGTATCCATATGTTATACGTACATGATATTTTGTGTGGAAGGTGTTGATAACATGTTAGAAGATTTAAAGCAAGTAGTGTTAGAGGCCAATCTTGCATTACCAAAGCATCACTTAGTAACTTTTACATGGGGAAATGTAAGCGGTATCAGCAGAGAAGACCAGCTTATCGCTATTAAACCTAGTGGGGTTCCATATGATGAATTAAAAAAGGCAGATATGGTTGTAGTTGATTTGGATGGGAATATCGTTGAAGGGAATTTGAATCCGTCATCGGACACACCAACACATCTCGTTTTATATCAAAACTTCCCGGAAATCGGTGGTGTTGTCCATACACATGCACCATGGTCAACAAGCTGGGCACAAGCGGGGAGAGGTATACCATCATTAGGAACAACACATGGTGATTATTTTTACGGTACAGTTCCGTGTACAAGGGCGATGACGGAAGCAGAAATTAACGGGGCTTATGAGCATGAAACTGGAAATGTTATTGTCGAGACTTTTCAAGAACTCGATCCGAACCAAGTACCTGGAGCGCTTGTTCATAGTCATGCCCCGTTTACATGGGGAAAAGATCCAAACGAGGCAGTTCATAATGCCGTTGTTTTGGAGGAAGTTGCGAAGATGGCTTTACAAACATATCAATTAAATCCAAATGCTTCACCCATGAACCAAGCGCTTCTAGATAAACATTATTTAAGAAAACATGGTGCAAAAGCATATTACGGACAAGAGAAATAAGGGGGATATCATACATGGCAGAAAAGTATGCTATTGGTGTTGATTATGGAACTGAATCAGGTCGAGCTGTTTTAGTATCACTAGAAAATGGTAAAGAAATTGCTGATCATGTAACGCTGTATAGACACGGTGTGATTGATCAAGAATTGCCTGATTCCCGAATTGAATTAGGCTATGAGTGGGCATTACAAAACCCGCGCGATTATATCGATGTTTTAGGAAACTCTATCCCAGCTATTTTACAGGAATCAGGCGTACATCCAAACGATGTGATTGGGCTTGGAATTGATTTTACCGCATGTACAATGTTACCGGTCGATGAAAAAGGAGATCCCTTAAGTTTTAATCCCGAATTAAAAGAGAATCCACATAGTTGGGTCAAGCTGTGGAAACATCACGCAGCACAGGATGAAGCAAACAAATTAAATGAAATAGCTGAACAAATGGGGGAAGATTTTTTGCCGAGATATGGAGGTAAAATATCTTCCGAGTGGATGATCGCAAAAATATGGCAAATTTTAAATGCAGCACCTGATATTTATGAAAAAACAGACCGATTTGTTGAAGCTACAGATTGGGTTATAGCAAGACTTACCAATAACTTAGTTCGTAATAGTTGTACAGCTGGATACAAGGCAATTTGGCATAAGCAAGATGGGTATCCAAGTAAGGAATTTTTTAAAGCACTCGATCCACGGTTAGAAGATTTAACAGATACAAAACTACGTGGGGAGGTTGTTCCATTAGGCACAAAAGCCGGCGAATTAACGGAAGAAATGGCTAGGATTACTGGTTTAAATGTAGGGACAGCAATTGCCGTTGGAAATGTGGATGCACACGCTGCCGTACCTGCTATGGGTGTAGGTGAACCAGGAAAGTTAGTGATGGCAATGGGGACTTCGATCTGCCATATGCTTCTAGGTAATGAAGAGAAGCAGGTTGAAGGTATGTGTGGAGTCGTTGAAGATGGAATTATTCCTGGATTTTACGGTTATGAGGCAGGCCAGTCAGCTGTGGGAGATATTTTTGCATGGTTTGTTGATCAAGGAGTACCAGAGTATGTAAAAAAGGATGCTGATGATGCAGGTGTTACGGTTCACCAATGGTTGGAAAAAAGCGCAGCAACCTACAAGCCAGGTGAAACAGGATTATTGGCACTTGATTGGTGGAATGGAAATCGTTCGGTGCTTGTCGATACAGACTTAAGCGGATTGCTATTGGGGATGACATTACAGACAAAACCAGAGGAA
Coding sequences within:
- a CDS encoding sugar phosphate isomerase/epimerase family protein gives rise to the protein MKLGVFTVLFAGKTFEEMLDYVCDAGLQAVEIGTGGNPGNDFCALDELLESEDKRKAYLEKVHSRGLTISAFSCHDNPISPNKEQANNAHETFVKTVKLAELMNVPVVNTFSGTPGSDEDAKYPNWPVTPWPTEYSDILKWQWEEKLIPYWKEQGKFAKDHGVKIGLELHAGFLVHTPYTMLKLREATNDAIGANLDPSHLWWQGIDPVAAVKILGKANAIHHFHAKDTYIDQDNVNMYGLTDMQPYSSVQTRGWSFRSVGYGHSSQEWSNIVSALRTYGYDYVISIEHEDPIMSIDEGFSQAVKNLKAVNIQEKPADMWWA
- a CDS encoding sugar phosphate isomerase/epimerase family protein, whose translation is MKPIPIALQMFTLREESQHDFPGTLKRVADLGFDGVELAGYGGLTAKEVRNLLDNLGLQVAASHVPLDDLKNDLDKVIEEQKILGNHYVVCPYLPPDARTETDYHDLISLLNYAGEKCQSEGITLCYHNHDFELKHLADGRMALEAILDDTNSANVKAEFDIYWLAKSGENPVEWINRYQGRTPLVHLKDMTTDGEQFFAELGTGGVDIDAVLDKGDEANVKWWIIEQDESHRTPFESVKISIDYLKRQLAD
- a CDS encoding HAD family hydrolase; this encodes MIKGIIFDFDGLIFDTETLQYQVINEIFQENGSELPLSRWQEEIGTHTGFMPFQYLEKQINRKVNQQELERKFNDHFQAKLAVEKARPGVEDYLKEAEQLNLKIGLASSSNFKWVSNHLKQLNLYEYFQCIKTSDDVEFVKPDPALYVKAAQCLGLKAEECLVFEDSANGALAAKKAGMHCVVVPNDVTRAMDFCKVEHKLTSMADVSLKELLGIVDIR
- the araD gene encoding L-ribulose-5-phosphate 4-epimerase — translated: MLEDLKQVVLEANLALPKHHLVTFTWGNVSGISREDQLIAIKPSGVPYDELKKADMVVVDLDGNIVEGNLNPSSDTPTHLVLYQNFPEIGGVVHTHAPWSTSWAQAGRGIPSLGTTHGDYFYGTVPCTRAMTEAEINGAYEHETGNVIVETFQELDPNQVPGALVHSHAPFTWGKDPNEAVHNAVVLEEVAKMALQTYQLNPNASPMNQALLDKHYLRKHGAKAYYGQEK
- a CDS encoding ribulokinase, giving the protein MAEKYAIGVDYGTESGRAVLVSLENGKEIADHVTLYRHGVIDQELPDSRIELGYEWALQNPRDYIDVLGNSIPAILQESGVHPNDVIGLGIDFTACTMLPVDEKGDPLSFNPELKENPHSWVKLWKHHAAQDEANKLNEIAEQMGEDFLPRYGGKISSEWMIAKIWQILNAAPDIYEKTDRFVEATDWVIARLTNNLVRNSCTAGYKAIWHKQDGYPSKEFFKALDPRLEDLTDTKLRGEVVPLGTKAGELTEEMARITGLNVGTAIAVGNVDAHAAVPAMGVGEPGKLVMAMGTSICHMLLGNEEKQVEGMCGVVEDGIIPGFYGYEAGQSAVGDIFAWFVDQGVPEYVKKDADDAGVTVHQWLEKSAATYKPGETGLLALDWWNGNRSVLVDTDLSGLLLGMTLQTKPEEIYRALLESTAFGTRKIVDAFHHNGIEVNELYACGGLPHKNKLLMQIYADVTNRVIKIADSFQTPALGAAMFGAVAAGAANGGYDTILDATKKMARIKDEIIEPIPENVAIYEELYQEYSTLHDYFGRGENDVMKRLRAIKLTTNNAQIRRNEHVNN